A genomic window from Fusarium verticillioides 7600 chromosome 5, whole genome shotgun sequence includes:
- a CDS encoding 3-octaprenyl-4-hydroxybenzoate carboxy-lyase UbiX, which yields MHSLARPLRLFSTHDFTRLSLAPHPAIHTRYKSYLARSNGRRKRIVVAVTGATGSPLAVALLKRLRELEVETHLIMSKWGGATLKYELEAPRNTTSYLESLASVTHSSLDVSASLSSGSFRTDGMIVVPCSMKTLAGIRMGYDNDLIVRAASVTLKERRRLVLVARETPLTSIYLENMLEVTKAGAVVFPPMMAFYTRPSSIDDMVQQSVVRMIDLLDLEVIDGDMQDEVRWSGFDWARKGKQNT from the coding sequence ATGCACAGTCTTGCTCGCCCATTACGTCTCTTCAGCACACACGATTTCACAAGGCTTTCACTCGCCCCCCACCCGGCGATTCATACGCGATACAAATCATACCTTGCTAGGTCCAATGGCCGTCGGAAACGCATCGTCGTTGCTGTTACAGGAGCAACTGGTTCGCCCCTAGCTGTTGCTCTTCTCAAACGCCTCCGGGAACTCGAGGTCGAGACGCATCTCATCATGTCGAAATGGGGAGGGGCAACACTCAAATACGAGCTCGAAGCCCCAAGAAACACGACTTCATATCTAGAATCTCTTGCTTCAGTCACCCACTCGTCACTAGATGTCTCAGCTTCACTATCCTCTGGTTCTTTTCGCACAGACGGCATGATTGTAGTTCCATGCAGTATGAAGACATTAGCAGGCATACGCATGGGCTACGATAACGACCTCATCGTACGAGCGGCAAGTGTGACAttgaaggagagaagaagacttGTTCTAGTGGCTAGAGAAACACCGCTGACGAGCATTTACTTGGAGAACATGCTTGAAGTGACGAAAGCTGGCGCTGTTGTATTTccaccaatgatggcctTTTACACAAGACCGAGTTCTATCGATGACATGGTACAGCAAAGTGTGGTGAGAATGATTGACTTGCTGGATCTAGAAGTCATTGATGGGGATATGCAGGATGAAGTCCGTTGGTCAGGGTTTGACTGGGCACGTAAGGGAAAGCAAAACACCTAG